The Portunus trituberculatus isolate SZX2019 chromosome 27, ASM1759143v1, whole genome shotgun sequence DNA window TCTCTAGCCTAAACCAGCTGTGGTGCCTCCTGCTCAGTGGGGCTTGGGAACATGGCCGTCCACATAGAAGTTGCGTGTGGCATGAGGTAATGTGAGAGTCATGCCATCCATCTCCTTGGTCAGGATGATCTGGCAGCCTTggaaaaaaatgcaggcaaagattgaaagaaatgtTTTGCACTGATAGCAATTGTTTTTATCAATAATGCAAACAACCAATCTCATCCAAgagtaatcttcctcttccctcttccacactattCATAAACTTGCTTATAGCCTGAACACATGGAGAAAGTAACTGTATACTTTGGAAAACaactgaaaggaaaggagtgaatggAGTGAGAACTGTCTCTTCTTTATGTCATGACAAGGCATTTCCACTCATCTGGGCTGCTCCCCTTAAAGAAGGATCTAAGTTTGGTAAATAGACACTCATGCAAAGTACCAAAATTTAAGAAACAAACAGCCTCACCTAACCGAGAGGTGTCCTTGAGGAACACAGCAAGGTCCagcatgtcctcctcctcttctacaggCTCTGGCAGGCAGTCTGTGTATGTGTCTTCCACGTACACATGACAAGTGCTACAAGCCAGAGACGCCTCACATGCACCTGTCACCAGTACGTGTAAGGAAAGGTACTATTAAGTTTAGTGCTGTTCATCACATTTCTTGCCATGTTTCATTAAAAAGTAGGAAATGTTATCATTTTTCTAAGTAGCATGTTATATATAAATTGTGAGGTCTGTGTAACTCCACTAAGTGTGTTGGCTACAGTAAGTCATGGAGCTTCGGAACTTGAATAGAAAGTTGGCCCAAGGcataaaattatataagaaaaaacctCCTTACTAGAAGTTCCACAAAAAAAGTTTAATAAAAGAGACTTCCAAAACAGAGGCTTATGGGACGATGTGCCAAAAGgtggaataaacaaaacacattgAAAAGACATTCTAAGGCATTTCTGCTGAGGTCATTCTAGaaaactgatgatgatgactactaGGTAATGAGTTGGTTTGACGCACCTTCAAGGTCAACATTGAAGCGATGTGCTAGGTACAGCACATTGTCCCCAACCTTGCCTCGCACCGgtatttctttcccatttcggTCAACAAATATTATGTTGACACTGAAAAAGAGGATGTTAGGAGGTGTAGGTTCAATAATGTGATGGGAAACACACAAGAATGTGTCATAACATATTTGCTGTGATATTTTTGGTAAAGTCTCTCTATTCcagacattattttctttaagttttctgCCAGTTTTtaattatttgctttttttttttcttccctgcaCATTATTAGATTTAATGAGAAGCTATACCTAAAGGGAAGGTTAAAGAAAATCATCTCAAGAATGATGATAGACTGAAATGTTAATACCACACTTCCTCTaagcaaagataaaaataatgagttttgccaacaataactttactttttttaaatTATGAATAGGAAAGTTGGTGATAGAAATcctaaaaagaataaatcaataaagtaaatataataaataagttCAAATAACTGTCATATAtcttatctatatctatataagTCCAGGAAAGTTTCCTTTAGTATGGACAAGGAAGGCTTAGTGGAAATGGCAAGATGCAGTGACTGACAACACTTACACTTCCTCCTCTGACTTTGGGTCCTCCCACTCATACTTCCCGTGCTGCACACCTGAAACAAGGAAACGTTGTGATCAAACTAATGGTTTGCCAACCATGATGATAACAGGAATGCATGTAGGAGTATCTGTAAGCAATAATAAagcagaagtaaaggaagaagtaatttcCTGGAAGATGTGTCAAATTCTTACAAAACACTGCTAAATTTATAAAAATAGTTTTGACGAGCAATAAACAAGTACATATGTTGCTAAAATGAATATTTACTTTGTTTGGTAACGTGAgccttattttttatcatttccttccagAGCTTCACAAAACTcactgtgtatatataatatGATAATATAGTGGCAGAAAAATATCACCAGACCTCTACCCCCTAACAAACTTGAGGACCTGTGGGAATGTGGGGTGCTTGGGTGGACAAATACTTTTCAGGGAGTAAATTATTAGGATCACCAAAAAATACTCCAAATATATAATCAGAATCACTGAAAACACTACCATGCCATGTCAGAAAATAAGACTGCCATGCTTTACATAATCTGCCATGTTATATGTGATTCTGATCATTTACTCCATGGAAAATACTTAGTTTCCATCTTACACCACCCAAAAACCTCACATTCCCACAGATCCCCATGCTTAGGTTGGTGGCATTTTTTTCTGCCACTGTTTATAATCATATGTATAAAATGGATTCAGTAAAGGTccagaagaaaatagtaaaaaaaattaggtGCTGGAGTTAGGTATATTGAACCATAATCAAATTGTTATCTAAACAACAACATTTCACCATGACTACAAGACTGTGTACACTAACCCATATTCTTGAAATGCATTATGTTTATGGTGGGTATACTACTCTCTGCAAATATTATATACTGGACTATAAGTACATTCGGAGCCTGATCCAATTTAACATTACCTACCCATTAAAATTGGGTAAATACATGAAGAAAGGCGCCATTCTGACATTAACGATAAGCAATAAGGAATAAATTAATAGTTGTATTTTGATGCCTAGAACACGAAATGAGCACTCCTGCCCGTCGGTAAAAATTccgtatattaaaaaaaaaaaaaaacgatctaGGGATTTTTTAAATGCAAGTTCTAAGCATATGAAATCATTGATGCattctaactaaacctaatctaagtTGATGCAGAGATTTTCGTGTTCTCCCAAAACCTATTTATTGAGATTAATACGAAATGAGTAATTTGCAAACCGAAAGTGTATAGatgaaaatgttttataaaaaTGTCTACTCTCTAGTGGTGCACTCCTTTTTGTAGTAATGATTCTGAAGACTTTCTCCAGTGATACCAATT harbors:
- the LOC123509594 gene encoding adrenodoxin-like protein 1, mitochondrial; the encoded protein is MCGMKNPAQSNLPKSASIQLVQNVNTTQPGSSMARPVWVLGAWRGVRALIHGHAATRTYTILPRPQKKVAQRCLVTTPSVQHGKYEWEDPKSEEEVVNIIFVDRNGKEIPVRGKVGDNVLYLAHRFNVDLEGACEASLACSTCHVYVEDTYTDCLPEPVEEEEDMLDLAVFLKDTSRLGCQIILTKEMDGMTLTLPHATRNFYVDGHVPKPH